The genomic segment TTTTACCGAGGTATGTTACTAAGCACCTCTCAAGCaagtattttagaaatactTCAGGTTATTTTAGGTTACTTTGTTCTATAgttggaaatactgtaaataaaatCTCAAAACCAATAAAACATGGCTTCATGAATAGCAAAATCTGTGCAACCTAGTTTCGTATCAGTTTGCATCCTACATTCCACTGGCTCCCAGTGCAAATATCTCATCTCCAACCTCTTACTCATTCCTTACTAATTCCTTCTATGGCCACCAAGCTGCTATGGTCAATAGTTGCCCATTTTGAGAAAGACTGAACCAAGAGACCAAACAGAGGATACATAACTCCTTAAACTCCTCAAAGCAAAAACTAGTTTGTACTCCTCAAATTAGAAGTACAATCAATTTTCTCAAAACTGTTCAGATTTTTCAAGTGGAATTGCACTTAaccagtaaatatttttatagaaattaaaaaaataaggaatgtTGTATAAATGTTCATAATGAAGAGACCTACTTTGTACAGGCCTCCTTTAACGACtctcctgaaaaaaataaaggtgtgAGCAGTCTCACTGAGCTAAACAGAATTCCTTATGTGTCACTCTAAATTCACATGCACGTTTACACAAAATCGAGGTCTTACCTTCAGTATATAATTCCAGCTGACAAAACGCTGTTCCACGTCTCACATATGCTTTTACTCGAGCATTCTCATTATCAGGAACAGGTGGTGTCAACAGTTCTAGTGcctttgcaaatgaaaacacacaaaacatttAGAGGGAGATTTTCCCtcagtttgcttttttctcatttacacACACTCCTCTCAATTACTATGATTATACAGTAACATAATAACTATTCAAATAGAAAATAACTATTCAGATTTAACTACATGGCTTGTGAATCTAGTCATTACGATTTGTATCTGTTACCCAGCAGTTTGCTAAATACAGTTTCATTCCCATGGCTAAAAACTGACAAATACTGTCTTAAACATTTATTACAGCCAAATAATGTATTCTATTTTCATACATGATATTATatacccagaaaaaaaaaaggcagccctagaaaagctgccttttttttgtaGTAGTAGTTcctaggaaaagaaacaagtttcAAGCCTCACAAACTTCAAaattagttaaaaaataataacttaaaaaaataattctaggAAAACTGTCTCCAAACTATTCAGGTGCCATTTAAGATCACTCCTTTTTCACTGCGCAAATAATGGCTGCTAAAATATCAAGATAATGCAGCCCTTCTTTAATAATggctggtttgtttgggggtttttttaagctatcCTCCTCATCACCatcatcttttttattttcttcccacaaAATGAAGAACACCACAACATAACACAAGTGATATCTctctatattttcttttttttttttttttctgctcgaagttgcctttttttttttccaagtgtatatattgctaaaatattttacttgtaAAAAAACATGTATTGAGTCAACATAGGCCATCCTTCCCAAGTGTTTGGAAGCATGGTTTGGGGGTTTGAAACACAACCATTACAGTAACAAATCACAACCATGTATAAGACGACAGTCTGAGAACCTGTATATTTTTACCTTAGAGGAATCTTCAATAGCTTTGTGTAGATTTCTCAGCTTAAGGTGGCAGGCAGCACGATTCAGGTATAGCACGGGAAGCTTATTGTTTAGCCTTACTGCAAGGTTATAGGCATTTACAGCTGCAAGATAGTTTCCCGTTGCAAACATTTTGCTAAGTATAAAACAAAAAGTGAAACATACACTTTAAACAAGGTGATAAATCACAAAATAAATATCCATTTattgttacaattaattttcaaaatttgAAGCTTTAGCCACTTTTCCCTTGGAAATGGCCATTTATAGCCTTTTCTGTGAACAACATAGCTGCAGTTCAGTCAAATGTGATGCTGACAATATAGCATATAGATACACAAATAGTCATTTCTTAGAGGCAATGGAAGAATAATAAGACCAGTAAGAGGTGGACACATcaaggcagagccaggactAATCCTGAAAGCCACGTATCTGATTATCAGACTTTGCACATCAAACCAAAAATATGCACCGTGTTCACAATGATTTTGTCTATCATGAGCTGTAGCAATTGCATCTCATGACTTTATCAGATTCAAACCCCATAAGCTGTCAATAAATTCTCTACTGTGCAGACATTCACCACCTGTGTCTAGGATAAATAGAAAATACCAAAACTAAGTAATAGACATAGACTATGTAACTCATTTAAATATATCTTCAAATCTAACTTACTTTCCTTTGTCCTTCAACCAATCTGGattcttctcctcttcttctAAATCTTCCAGCTCAGACAAATCAGCACTTATTGTTCTTCGAGCTTCAGCTTGTTTATGTAGCCACTGTAAATATACAATGCGCAAGTAGTACTTCTGAAGCAAAAGCCAAATTCAAAAAAGAATTTTGCTTTCATCTCTTAACTCACTCCTATCAAAAGAATTCTATTGGCCACATAATTTGGACAGGGAGAAATCTTTTATAATGTCAGATATGAAAAAAACTTCCAATTTTccccaaatattttattaccaTGTAAGAAACAACATTACTGCATCACTAATAcatttttgttgcttgtttgttcTGGAGCTCCAAAATGACTCTTTGTGTTCACTCAATAGAGCACAAAAGAGCTAACAGTGAGCTTCTTTTTAAGAAGACAGAACTTGAAGAAGCTtaaatataagtatatataGAGACATTTCAAATGCTGTATTTCAAGGAATTAAATTAACACtgctgtgttggttttttttcccctcccagaaAAAGGAACATGCTATTTATTAATCTGCACAATCACATGCTTagtgaaaatactttttatatttAAGTGTTTCTTTAAATCTTAATTTAAATAAGACAGTCTTCCTTGGAAGATAAGAATATTGGCACAGGTACCATCTTTGTCAACTTGCTGAACACATGGTAAATAATTCACCTTGGAAGACAGTAGAAGCATTGTACTAAATCAGAGAGCAACCCTtacctcttcctcttctgcaaCGCGAGATTCTCGCAGAGCTGTAGGGAAAACTCGTGATGTAAAGTTGATTTTAATAGTAGCAGCAGATCGAGGAGCTGGTAACTGTTCCTCCTTTAAGTTTTCTGAAAACATACTATACGAACCATGACCTGTGAAAAGAATTGGAGTAGTGGAAATGAAAATTGGAACAAAAGAagtttctctcattttcttccaaAGTCCGAAGTACACCTAATTCAGAAATTCTGAGCATTAGAGCAAAACTTCTATTAGCTTGAGAAAGGTTTAGACTTGTTCTTTTGAaaggaaggttaaaaaaaaaaaaaaaaaaaagtatgttctTGCTGTGTAATGCCATCTATTTACTGGCTACATTGTCACAAACGAACCTGAATTCCTCTTACACCACTATCTCTGTCACTTGCATGAGTCTCTGACAGGGCAACTGCAAGAGCTTAAACTAACCTTactgaaacaaacagaacaagcaaaaattaaatacttagTTCCCTGAAATGGGTCTCTGTGGGGCCAAGTTGTGGGATAGAAAGAGTGAAAGGAGATTGCATGTTTCTTTGAAAACCAGCAGTTAGGTTACTTTTGGTAACACGAATTCCACCCTCCAGAAGCCTGTATTACACTGTAAGAAAGGCTTTCTGGTTTACTTTTCTAAAGCTTAGACGAAAACCTGCCCTTGTATTTCCAAAGGCTTAAACAAGAGCTAAGAACTCACATGCTTTAGCTCAATAAATTACCTGAAAATGAAGACACCATAATAACTGCAAACTAAGAGAATTATATCAGTATGGTGGAGACAAAGATAAATGACGAATTAGAAACATCTAGGAATATAGTTATACCCACACTGTAAAGAACGATAAAATACACTTCAGTATGACAACCTTTAGTAGGTTTGAGTCTGGTTTCAGAAGTTCCTTCATTAGGAATCCTAGTTTTgtccatcttttcctttttcctctcctttagCTGCTCTACTTCTTGATGTAGTTTCCCTCCTTTTTGTACCctcttttgtttctcagcaTCTTCTTGCTGTTTTTTCCATAACTCCAACTCCTTTGTGACCTTctgtctctccttttctttcagatcttcaattctttttctttctgcttcttctaGCTGTTTGAATGATAAACCTTAGATATGTAACATCTGCTAATAATAAGATGACCAAGTAAAAGTTACCATTATTTTTCCAGTATCCATATCTTAAGCACAGTGTCATCATTGATGTGATTGTACAAGCAGAGTTATGGAAGACACTCAAGTGACTGGGAGAGTAAAAACCTCTGGTTAGTTTTTAGAAGTTGTATCTCTTAACTGTTACTACCAATACTAAGTATTGGTATTTAATATAACTATTTAATATTGAATATTGGTATTTAATATAACTATTGAGAAACAAGTTTTACTTGTAAACAGGGAAAACCCTAGCCATATTCCAAGGCACCTCTCTGGAATAcacaaaacataaaatatatgGCTTGATTTTAAtacactatttcttttttctcctatcAGAAATTATTACATAGGTAGAATAGGTGCAACACTGCTACTAAGTCCCTAATTGCAGTTCATTTTGGTCCAAGTTGCTTATGCaatattaaaatttcattttgtactttaaaaagACCCTTTTAAACACAACTGAAATGATCAGGCTTTTTATGTACACTGAAATTTTGAAGACTGTATCTTAAAATGCACATAAACACAGAACGCTAAAGATACACAACACAAAAGGCAATGAAGAGCAAGTCTGATATAAAATGTAACAATAAAtaagatttaaaagaaataactaGTATTTTTGACAGTACTAAATGACTTAACACTTGTGCTTATGCAAAGGCCACAGAAGATTACAGTTTTGCCTCATGACTGCAGTCTCCTTCGATTGACAAAAGTCTGAGCTCCTCACCAAAAGTTTTCATTAGTATTACTAATGGAAAATGACaactttaaagtattttttctgtatcattttCATATTTGCTAATACCTATGTTTTAAGTACAAAGAAATAACGAGGTTCATCACCACTGTAATAAACATGAGTGCTTCTCATCTTTGTAACGTATGATTAACCAAGCAGCCGCCAGATCACTTGGTAAATGGTTACATGGATGTATCTTGCAGATTCCCTTCTAGCTTACCTTCATTGTGGCCTCCAAAGCATACTTTTTGTGTTCCtgttttgtaactttttttgcttctgtttcctcttttgCCTTTTCATGGGCTTTTAGAACAGCATTCTCTCTTAGATACTGCAGTTTCTCCTTGTTATCttaaaaaccaaatgaaaactaTTTCAATAATTTAGGCCTGAAGTTCTAATGTTCTGCTCCATGTTCATAAACCAAGaattccttttgctgctttgtcTGGGAAAACGCAACCTGGTTCAAATTCCACAAAGCACTCTCTAtctctaaaaatgaaaaactaagATTCACGTACATGTAAAATGTAAGTTTTACaagaaacactgttttgttttgtgcacACTAGATCcagaggatatttttttttatgtttccgTATACCTTCTATATTTAACAATGAACAAAAAGGTTTAACTTAGCAGATATATAGCAGCAGAAGTTCATATTGCTTATTGTGGTGTGTAAAGTCTTGGCACAGTTTGGGTTTCTTACACACAACCTACTGATCACAGTGGAGAACTTACCATTTTCTATAGTCAGGGAATCCCACATGGCCTCTTCTTTTTTATacaaagtgaagaaaatgaTTCCATTTCCAatctttgctgtgctgtttgtttCATCAATAGGAGCGTATAAAATGGCTTCAAATAAAAAGGGAGGGATGCTTACCTATAAAAGTATAATTAATTTGTACTGATATTTAcgatttttaattaaatctcaCATATTCAAAATACTGAGTATGAGCATACAGTAAACCTCAAGAATCACATGCTATTGGCACAACTGCTTTGCTTAGTATCCAGTATGGAagttatatattttattagatCATGTAAGAGAGACTGAAAAAATTGGTTCTTCTGCAACAGAAGATTTTAAATTGACAATTATTCATAATATAAGCAGATGTGTATAACTCAGGCCATTTATGAGAGAAAAGGCAGCTGGTGCCTACTGAGTAGCAAAAGCATTAGTACAGAGAGGCACAATCAGTGGTAAAGCCATTCTAGCAGGATATTTAAcagtctgcagaaaaaaaaaaaaagatattataGATTAACAATGAGATTATAAATTTGACAGCGCTGCCGTGATATATTAAGCATGTTCTTTTTAACAGCGCTATGAAGTAACACCAAGGCACGGGCCCATGGGCCACAACGCATCTCAAGCAGCAATTACTCCCCGACAGAAGGCCCGTGAGAGGAGCGAGGCCGCCCCACCTTCAGGTACTGCTCAGTGCAGAAGATGCTGGCGGGGGTGACCCGAACGCCGCGCAAGGGCAGCGAGAGGTACACGGCGGAGCGGGTCTGCCGCCAGCTGTACTCCCGCAGCCACACCGGCATGGCGGCCCTGTTGCTACGGGCGCCCCGCCGCCGTTGCTAGGGGAGACAGAGCCACCGCTGCTCGCCAAGAGCACTTCCGGGTCCCTCAGCGCTGCCCCGGAAGGCGCCGGCCGAGCCATCGGCGGCGTTGCGGTGCTCCGGCGCAGCTCCTGGCCGGGTCCCCGTTGAGGCACCGCGGTCCTGGCGGGGTCCCCGGGGCCCCACGGTTCCGTTCCCCGCTGCTGCCGAGGCACACGGCGGCCATACCAAGACCCGCACCACGCCGGTCCTGCGGTGCCGCGGGCGCCCGGGTGTATGAGCAGCCCCGCCGGGGAGCGCCCTCCGCTGCCCGCCCAGCTGCTAACGGCGGCAGCCCAGGGCAGCCGCGGCTCCCACCCCGGCTGCAAAGAGCCAGGCGCTAGGCAGGGCGTCCGTGATGGGCAAGAAGGGCGGGTACACCCGAGGGAGCAAGGGCTCTTCCCTGCGGGTCCCGAGCACGGTTCAAACCAGCAAGCACCGTTCCCGGGACTGGACGGGGCAGCAGGAAGCTGTCAGCGCACGGTGGTTGGCACTTCTGAAACGTGGCGAGATTGGCTGACAGAAACGCGACTGCACGCACCGGCCCGTGACTTACCCGGACACCGCGCACGGAAGGCGCCGTTCTGGCTTTCATCAGTCGCACCTCAGCGGAGTAGGAAGGAATGCAGCTCTTACGATGCAAATGCGCTTCCATAAAGAGACAAACTGTTATTAGGTTGAGGATTCCTGGTTGAAACTGTTAGAAGCTGAGGATTGATTTAGCAATACACTGAAACTCCCAGATGTCCTCTAAAGGACTCGACAGTTCCATGCTGTTTTCTCCCAATACTGTCTATTTTGCTGTCTTTGCCAAACACTCAGGAGATAATTTGCGTGCCGTTGCTCAACCCCCTCTCAAACAATCAGTAACACTGTATCTGCCAAAATAAAGTCTAGTACATGGAAAGCAACTGTGTCTGGGGAATACGGGTTGAAAGGCAAGCCAAACACATCCGGATAAACATTCAGGTATGGTTTAAGTTCCCCA from the Lathamus discolor isolate bLatDis1 chromosome 8, bLatDis1.hap1, whole genome shotgun sequence genome contains:
- the DNAAF4 gene encoding dynein axonemal assembly factor 4 isoform X3 encodes the protein MPVWLREYSWRQTRSAVYLSLPLRGVRVTPASIFCTEQYLKVSIPPFLFEAILYAPIDETNSTAKIGNGIIFFTLYKKEEAMWDSLTIENDNKEKLQYLRENAVLKAHEKAKEETEAKKVTKQEHKKYALEATMKLEEAERKRIEDLKEKERQKVTKELELWKKQQEDAEKQKRVQKGGKLHQEVEQLKERKKEKMDKTRIPNEGTSETRLKPTKGHGSYSMFSENLKEEQLPAPRSAATIKINFTSRVFPTALRESRVAEEEEWLHKQAEARRTISADLSELEDLEEEEKNPDWLKDKGNKMFATGNYLAAVNAYNLAVRLNNKLPVLYLNRAACHLKLRNLHKAIEDSSKALELLTPPVPDNENARVKAYVRRGTAFCQLELYTEASSALGNLHFTSCT
- the DNAAF4 gene encoding dynein axonemal assembly factor 4 isoform X1, yielding MPVWLREYSWRQTRSAVYLSLPLRGVRVTPASIFCTEQYLKVSIPPFLFEAILYAPIDETNSTAKIGNGIIFFTLYKKEEAMWDSLTIENDNKEKLQYLRENAVLKAHEKAKEETEAKKVTKQEHKKYALEATMKLEEAERKRIEDLKEKERQKVTKELELWKKQQEDAEKQKRVQKGGKLHQEVEQLKERKKEKMDKTRIPNEGTSETRLKPTKGHGSYSMFSENLKEEQLPAPRSAATIKINFTSRVFPTALRESRVAEEEEWLHKQAEARRTISADLSELEDLEEEEKNPDWLKDKGNKMFATGNYLAAVNAYNLAVRLNNKLPVLYLNRAACHLKLRNLHKAIEDSSKALELLTPPVPDNENARVKAYVRRGTAFCQLELYTEGLQDYEAALKIDPKNRTIEKDAEKIRHLIQGTTPDS
- the DNAAF4 gene encoding dynein axonemal assembly factor 4 isoform X2; this encodes MEAHLHRKSCIPSYSAEVRLMKARTAPSVRGVRVSIPPFLFEAILYAPIDETNSTAKIGNGIIFFTLYKKEEAMWDSLTIENDNKEKLQYLRENAVLKAHEKAKEETEAKKVTKQEHKKYALEATMKLEEAERKRIEDLKEKERQKVTKELELWKKQQEDAEKQKRVQKGGKLHQEVEQLKERKKEKMDKTRIPNEGTSETRLKPTKGHGSYSMFSENLKEEQLPAPRSAATIKINFTSRVFPTALRESRVAEEEEWLHKQAEARRTISADLSELEDLEEEEKNPDWLKDKGNKMFATGNYLAAVNAYNLAVRLNNKLPVLYLNRAACHLKLRNLHKAIEDSSKALELLTPPVPDNENARVKAYVRRGTAFCQLELYTEGLQDYEAALKIDPKNRTIEKDAEKIRHLIQGTTPDS